A stretch of the Halomonas sp. CH40 genome encodes the following:
- a CDS encoding OmpA family protein: protein MHTNPMFKAALGAAGMAAIVTLAGCASPPNNDRTDIVDAKNGFPALDDKWYDGGKFVEPEAILRIRETQSKHQVRKLLGDPHFSEGFFGVREWDYVFNLYTGQGNDYITCQYKIVYDNDMALESTHWRDQQCPALLVPIEVEEVEEDRLLTLSGDVLFDFDSDELTLEGRRALDRVAEQTLNDFTLPGLMVAGYTDRFGSDDYNMRLSQARSNTVADYLAGKGIMRSNIDTIGRGEADPVVECPGTRATAAVTECLRPNRRVEITVTELQR from the coding sequence ATGCACACTAATCCAATGTTTAAGGCGGCCCTTGGGGCCGCCGGTATGGCGGCAATCGTTACCTTGGCAGGCTGTGCTAGCCCGCCCAATAACGACCGGACTGATATAGTCGATGCCAAGAATGGCTTTCCGGCGCTGGATGATAAATGGTACGACGGGGGTAAGTTTGTTGAACCTGAAGCCATCCTGCGTATTCGTGAAACCCAGAGCAAGCATCAGGTTCGCAAGTTGCTGGGCGACCCGCATTTCAGCGAAGGTTTCTTCGGTGTACGTGAGTGGGACTACGTCTTCAACCTGTATACCGGTCAAGGTAATGATTATATAACCTGTCAGTATAAAATTGTTTACGATAACGATATGGCTCTGGAAAGCACGCACTGGCGCGACCAGCAGTGCCCCGCACTGTTAGTGCCAATCGAAGTGGAAGAGGTGGAGGAAGACCGGCTGCTGACGCTTTCTGGTGATGTGCTGTTCGATTTCGATAGTGACGAGCTGACATTGGAAGGCCGTCGTGCTCTGGATCGCGTGGCCGAGCAGACATTGAACGACTTCACCTTGCCGGGGTTGATGGTGGCTGGCTACACCGATCGTTTTGGTAGCGACGATTACAATATGCGTCTTTCTCAGGCTCGATCAAATACGGTTGCCGATTATCTGGCAGGCAAAGGCATTATGCGCAGTAATATTGACACCATTGGCCGAGGTGAAGCCGATCCGGTGGTGGAGTGCCCAGGTACACGTGCAACTGCGGCAGTGACCGAGTGCTTGCGACCTAACCGTCGGGTTGAAATTACGGTGACTGAACTACAACGCTAA